A stretch of the Sinorhizobium alkalisoli genome encodes the following:
- a CDS encoding aldehyde dehydrogenase family protein, with the protein MMEYRATIGGKPAPVGSDFAVLNPATGEKVGRAPNMGEAELDAAVAVGKAAFVSWSAQSDEALQAACAAVTAKIEEHAAELAEIITLEQGKPLNGLGSRWEIGGAVAWAGYTTGLSLPAKVLQDNAQGRVELHRKPLGVIGSITPWNFPVMIAIWHILPALRTGNTVVVKPSPYTPLSTLRLVEIMNEVLPPGVVNVVTGDDKAFNLGAAMSGHPDIRKIVFTGSCATGQKVMKSAAETMKRLTLEMGGNDAGIVLPDADPAKIAEGLFWGAFINNGQTCAAMKRLYVHESIHDAVCDALVAYTKNIPVGNGMDEASILGPIQNRMQFDKVSRLVADAKARGQVLIGGEPGEGLFFPPTIIAGLRNGDALVDEEQFGPALPVIRYSDVEEAIRLANDSPNGLGGSVWSSDSEAAKKVASRMACGSVWINKHGAIQPNAPFGGVKASGVGVEFAEEGLAEYTDIQVVFA; encoded by the coding sequence ATGATGGAATACAGGGCAACCATCGGCGGCAAGCCGGCGCCCGTCGGCTCGGATTTTGCCGTGCTCAACCCGGCCACGGGCGAGAAGGTCGGCCGCGCGCCGAACATGGGCGAGGCCGAACTGGACGCGGCCGTCGCCGTTGGCAAGGCGGCGTTTGTCTCGTGGTCAGCTCAGAGCGACGAGGCCTTGCAGGCAGCCTGCGCCGCGGTGACCGCAAAGATCGAGGAACACGCGGCGGAACTTGCCGAAATCATAACGCTAGAGCAGGGCAAGCCGCTGAACGGTCTCGGCTCGCGCTGGGAAATTGGGGGCGCCGTCGCGTGGGCCGGCTATACAACCGGGCTCTCGCTTCCGGCCAAAGTGCTGCAGGACAACGCGCAGGGCCGCGTCGAGCTACATCGCAAGCCCCTCGGGGTCATCGGCTCGATCACGCCGTGGAATTTCCCGGTGATGATCGCCATCTGGCATATCCTGCCGGCGCTGCGCACGGGCAACACGGTCGTCGTCAAACCGTCGCCCTACACGCCGCTTTCGACGCTGCGTCTCGTCGAGATCATGAACGAGGTGCTGCCGCCGGGCGTCGTCAATGTGGTGACGGGCGATGACAAGGCGTTCAACCTCGGCGCCGCCATGTCGGGGCATCCGGATATTCGCAAGATCGTCTTCACCGGCTCCTGCGCCACCGGCCAAAAGGTCATGAAGTCCGCGGCGGAGACGATGAAGCGCCTCACGCTGGAAATGGGCGGTAATGATGCCGGGATCGTGCTGCCGGATGCCGATCCCGCGAAGATCGCGGAGGGTCTCTTCTGGGGGGCATTCATCAACAACGGCCAGACCTGCGCGGCGATGAAGCGGCTCTATGTGCACGAGTCTATCCACGACGCGGTGTGCGACGCGCTAGTTGCCTATACCAAAAACATTCCGGTCGGCAACGGCATGGACGAGGCGAGCATCCTCGGGCCGATCCAGAACCGCATGCAGTTCGATAAGGTCTCGCGTCTCGTTGCGGATGCCAAGGCGCGCGGCCAGGTGCTCATCGGCGGCGAACCGGGGGAGGGATTGTTCTTCCCGCCGACTATCATCGCCGGCCTGCGCAATGGGGACGCGCTCGTCGATGAGGAGCAGTTCGGCCCGGCCCTGCCGGTTATCCGCTATTCCGATGTGGAGGAGGCGATCCGGCTTGCCAATGACAGCCCGAACGGGCTCGGCGGCTCGGTCTGGTCGTCCGATAGCGAGGCCGCGAAGAAGGTCGCGAGCCGCATGGCCTGCGGCTCGGTCTGGATTAACAAACACGGCGCCATCCAGCCGAATGCGCCCTTCGGCGGCGTGAAGGCTTCCGGCGTCGGTGTCGAGTTCGCGGAAGAGGGCCTTGCCGAATACACCGATATCCAGGTGGTCTTCGCCTGA